The Triticum dicoccoides isolate Atlit2015 ecotype Zavitan chromosome 6A, WEW_v2.0, whole genome shotgun sequence genome has a window encoding:
- the LOC119314968 gene encoding AT-hook motif nuclear-localized protein 20-like → MANRWWDEGRLTEAPAAASGLASDQNRQQLEDAMAVPKVDGESSHSGGGSGQDDEHEPKEGAVVVPANRRPRGRPAGSKNKPKPPIFVTRDSPNALRSHVMEVASGADVAEAIAHFSRRRQRGVCVLSGAGAVADVALRQPAAPGAVVALRGRFEILSLSGTFLPGPSPPGSTGLTVYLAGGQGQVVGGSVVGALTAAGPVMVIASTFANATYERLPLDDAEEDHQLEAARMHGAPGGGVPPMMAGGPSAAGMPMYGVPPNLMPGGGGHAALEWAAHARPPY, encoded by the coding sequence ATGGCCAACAGGTGGTGGGACGAAGGGCGGCTGACGGAGGCGCCGGCAGCTGCATCAGGCCTCGCCAGCGACCAGAACCGGCAGCAGCTGGAGGACGCCATGGCGGTGCCCAAGGTAGACGGGGAGAGCAGCCACAGCGGCGGAGGGAGCGGGCAGGACGACGAGCACGAGCCCAAGGAGGGCGCGGTGGTGGTGCCGGCGAACCGGCGCCCGCGCGGCCGGCCGGCGGGGTCCAAGAACAAGCCCAAGCCGCCCATCTTCGTCACGCGGGACAGCCCCAACGCGCTGCGCAGCCACGTCATGGAGGTGGCCAGCGGCGCGGACGTCGCCGAGGCCATCGCGCACTTCTCCCGCCGCAGGCAGCGCGGCGTCTGCGTGCTCAGCGGGGCCGGCGCCGTCGCCGACGTCGCCCTGCGCCAGCCTGCCGCGCCCGGGGCCGTCGTCGCGCTCCGCGGCCGCTTCGAGATACTCTCCCTCTCCGGCACCTTCCTCCCCGGGCCCTCGCCGCCGGGGTCCACCGGGCTCACCGTGTACCTCGCCGGCGGGCAGGGGCAGGTGGTCGGGGGCAGCGTGGTGGGCGCGCTCACCGCCGCGGGGCCCGTCATGGTGATCGCCTCCACCTTCGCCAACGCCACCTACGAGCGGCTGCCGCTGGACGACGCCGAGGAGGACCACCAGCTGGAGGCCGCCCGCATGCACGGAGCCCCCGGCGGTGGTGTCCCTCCGATGATGGCCGGCGGCCCCTCGGCGGCGGGGATGCCGATGTACGGCGTGCCGCCGAACCTGATGCCGGGAGGCGGTGGGCATGCGGCGCTGGAATGGGCGGCGCATGCACGGCCGCCCTACTAG
- the LOC119314290 gene encoding nucleolar GTP-binding protein 1-like: protein MAWLPSGAAAGPALRGARASPALSSGVAAAVMLYKRALPPSSPLLSARPSATAHRFFCQLLERGASTVYLGRWVHSATCSVSVDDRPHVELTDGSNGDLVQKREMVGAFQRIPMVMPATDILMSAQRKSRNVPPTKGIQNIAKRERNKGAKQLDALMKELSVPLRTYTENFPRRRDLHPYERSLIELTFGEGYYEKVLGRVDALRKKITSVGKQHASVCAKSLTKREAEERLTEGRKELEEVFQRGQNAIEDLINVAKALRSMPVVDPHIPTLCLVGSPNVGKSSLVRILSTGKPEVCSYPFTTRGILMGHIVSNHERFQVTDTPGLLTRHDDDRNNIERLTLAVLSYMPIAVLYVHDLSEDCGTKVADQYITYKHIKERFGDRLWIDVVSKCDLLDRATPSRFDDATDDGVDDELRRYREFGPEDAIRVSVQSQTGTQELKQRVHHLLTSQRARIKADTGDDEAVSEVR, encoded by the exons ATGGCCTGGCTGCCCTCCGGCGCGGCGGCCGGCCCTGCGCTGCGGGGAGCGCGAGCCTCTCCGGCGCTGTCGTCGGGGGTGGCGGCCGCCGTCATGCTCTACAAGCGCGCCCTGCCCCCGTCTTCTCCACTACTCTCCGCCCGCCCGTCCGCCACGGCTCATAG GTTTTTTTGTCAACTCTTGGAACGAGGGGCTTCTACAGTCTACTTGGGTCGTTGGGTCCATTCTGCAACATGCAGTGTTTCTGTAGATGACAGACCACATGTAGAGTTAACAGATGGATCAAAT GGAGATCTTGTGCAAAAGCGTGAAATGGTTGGTGCATTTCAAAGAATACCTATGGTGATGCCTGCAACTGATATACTTATGTCAGCACAAAGAAAATCAAGAAATGTGCCACCCACAAAGG GTATACAAAACATAGCCAAGCGTGAAAGAAACAAAGGTGCAAAACAACTTGATGCCTTAATGAAG GAACTTTCGGTGCCACTGAGAACTTATACAGAGAACTTCCCTAGAAGGAGAGATTTACATCCTTATGAGAGATCTCTCATTGAGTTGACCTTTGGGGAGGGATATTATGAAAAG GTACTAGGGCGAGTGGATGCTCTTAGGAAAAAGATAACTTCTGTCGGGAAGCAACATGCTTCTGTCTGTGCTAAG TCTTTGACGAAgcgtgaagcagaggagcgacTCACTGAG GGCCGGAAGGAACTTGAGGAAGTTTTCCAGCGTGGTCAAAATgcaattgaggatttaataaacgtTGCAAAG GCTTTGCGTTCTATGCCAGTTGTTGATCCACATATACCGACACTTTGTCTTGTTGGATCACCCAATGTGGGGAAGTCATCATTAGTTCGAATATTATCCACTGGAAAACCAGAG GTCTGCAGCTACCCTTTCACAACAAGAGGGATTCTAATGGGTCATATAGTATCCAATCATGAACGTTTTCAG GTTACTGACACTCCGGGGCTTCTCACAAGACATGATG ATGACCGGAATAACATAGAGAGATTGACACTGGCTGTCCTTTCTTACATGCCAATTGCTGTTCTGTATGTCCATGATCTATCTGAAGACTGTGGGACTAAGGTGGCTGATCAG TACATCACGTACAAGCATATAAAGGAGCGGTTTGGCGACCGTCTTTGGATCGACGTCGTGTCCAAATGTGATCTTCTGGACAGGGCCACGCCCTCCAGGTTCGACGATGCCACTGATGATGGCGTCGATGATGAATTAAGGAGATACAGAGAGTTTGGACCGGAAGACGCCATCCGGGTGTCCGTGCAGAGCCAAACCGGAACACAAGAG CTGAAGCAACGGGTACATCATCTGCTAACCTCTCAGAGGGCTCGGATCAAAGCCGACACGGGCGACGATGAAGCCGTCAGTGAAGTTAGATAA